The proteins below are encoded in one region of Streptomyces roseirectus:
- a CDS encoding type I polyketide synthase — protein sequence MFRTELVKPLPVLLAGHAARQGGKVAFRDAWRAVTYAELDRRTGVLAGHLTRLRVRPGDRVAILLGNRVENVESYLAIVRAAGVGVPLNPLCGGAELAYLLDDSGATVLITDPAHVDQVRPLLAGRRHLRVIVTGDRPYAGLLSFETLCATDPETPARDDLGLDDVAWMLYTSGTTGRPKGVLSTQRNCLWSVAACYAAILGLSADDEVLWPTPLFHSLAHVFCVIGVTAVGASAHVLDGLTAADVLDELTARPYTFLAGVPATYHQLVAAARDMPARDWGLRRCLVAGSVSSAELRTAFEETFGQRLLDGYGSTETCGLMAVNWPDGDPVPGSCGLPVPGLDLRVVDPRTGADVEVGAEGEVWVRGPSLFAGYHGRPEETAQAMRNGWYHTDDLARRDEAGYLRVTGRISELIIRGGENIHPSETEAVLRTVPGVADVAVVGRPDDALGEVPVAFVVPAADRPDPDAMLGRCRERLSGAKVPEELYEVAAVPRTPSGKIMRHRLLTAPARLWAVNAATHRGLRGIGLRALPEVPAAVPGEIRTVGAGEPDGTPHDAVVLVAEGGARTGESRAAALRRLAGSVAADVRAWRQDAARLLVVVRGSRVDAAAARAALRSAGSPQVTVLGVEPGDPEPLAEALGAGEPELVVHQGALSAPRAITVLATPGTALGPVVLLSAVDTPLSRLLTRHLVEAHRVRQFVLVAGDHGLATEIRRLGARAVVVPDLDQAPEVSAVVHLGEGDAGDDIDTVFALDEFARTAAVRHFVLIGQGTDGDVPAALARERRASGLPALFLNLPAARLSDRRTTDAFDLALGHEEPVLVAGSGDWAVEPPRRGDFAARLRDTPPGQRPSLVLDMVLAQCAAVLADPCRPDRALREAGLTSVGAVALRDRLAAETGLSLASSLVFDHPTPGALAAFLDRRLAGDGPAVPSGPTASTHEPVAIVGVGCRYPGGVESAEGLWGVVSEGRDVVSGFPVDRGWDLAGLFDEDPDRRGRSYAREGGFLHEAGFFDAGFFGVGPREALGMDPQQRLLLEVSWEAVESAGIDPLSLRGSRTGTYTGLMRNDYGRLPSPATNEVEGMLETGSAGSVASGRVAYTLGLEGPALTVDTACSSSLVALHLAVRSLRSGECDMALVGGATVMSTPMTFVEFSRQRGLSPDGRCKPFAAGADGTAFGEGVGVLVLERLSDAVQAGRRILGVIRGTAINQDGASNGLTAPSGPAQQRVIWEALSDAGLKPDEIDAVEAHGTGTTLGDPIEAQALLATYGQGRSQPLRLGSVKSNIGHTQAAAGVAGVVKMLMAFTHNILPRTLHIDEPSPHVDWSQGSVELLTENTPWPTTGRPRRAGVSSFGVSGTNAHVIIEEPPPSPQHDREGAEPAVVPWLLSAKTPEALHAQASKLTAFLTAHEELRPSDIAYSLMSRTAFEHRAVVIGGAKPPAGLDGPDVVRGVAAPVAPRVVFVYPGQGSQWIGMGEELLATSEVFAEWMSRCDEALAPWCGWSLLDVIRRADGAPSLDRDDVVQPVLFAVMASLTQVWRGLGVTPAAVVGHSQGEITAAYASGALTLSEAARIVAVRSRVLRTLAGRSSLASVGLSVEEAAEVLPSTVTVAAVNGPSMVTVAGTLSDLDTVLARCEERGVPAKTVPIDYASHSPQIEEIRDRLLAELGPVRARDTDVPMLSTVTGDWVSGGELTEQYWYRNLREPVLFAPAVTALAESGHRFFLEVSARPVLSGAIVAAHDVTAVATLRRGDAGLARLLTAAAELHVGGVDIDWAAALPGAVKVPVPTYAFQREHYWLDPAPAADDGRFWELVRERGGRLSGPERDAFELLAPRLRAWRDEWAAESTVDAWRHRIAWVPATGTPGRTGHWTVLVPPGHGPLTGLTDAVSRRGGTATVLEVDPRRPDFRALPADGAGKVLSLLALGDGLDSEQPPPGFAATVELVQALGGTELWCVTAGAVDDTVSPAQALLWGLGRVAAAEHPEVWGGVVDMPTAPTAADHLALVDAISDPAGENEFAVRGGAVTTRRLRRAPLSATPVVRSWRPRGTVAITGGTGALGGHVARWLAATGAEHLLLLSRRGEAAPGAAGLVAELTATGTRVSVAACDIGDRDDLAAALRGHRLDAVVHTAAELDDTTLGRLTRDRIARALRAKALGAVHLHELTRDHDLSAFVMFSSIAAVCGLPGQANYAPGNAFLSAFAEYRRSLGLPATAIEWGQWTGDGIVAPRAERELRRAGLVPLPVGPAIRALAASLDRAETRIAVVDADWSALGPTPLLAGLSPTAEAAGPPENPLARWADAPEKAQRRAVGTLVRDCVAASLGHRSADAVDDARSFRDQGFDSLGAVDLRNRLNRATGLNLPTTIVFEHRDPARLADHLWSALFAPQPSASDGLDALDDREVAELLSREFGIS from the coding sequence GTGTTCCGTACCGAACTGGTCAAGCCACTGCCGGTGCTGCTCGCGGGGCATGCGGCCCGGCAGGGCGGCAAGGTCGCGTTCAGGGACGCCTGGCGCGCGGTCACCTACGCGGAGCTGGACCGCAGGACCGGGGTGCTCGCCGGGCATCTCACCCGGCTGCGGGTGCGGCCCGGCGACCGGGTGGCCATCCTGCTCGGCAACCGGGTGGAGAACGTCGAGAGCTATCTCGCGATCGTGCGCGCCGCCGGCGTCGGCGTGCCGCTCAACCCGCTGTGCGGCGGGGCGGAGCTGGCCTACCTGCTCGACGACTCCGGGGCGACGGTGCTGATCACGGATCCGGCACACGTGGACCAGGTGCGCCCGCTGCTGGCCGGCCGCCGGCACCTGCGGGTGATCGTCACCGGGGACCGGCCGTACGCGGGTCTGCTGTCCTTCGAGACGCTGTGCGCCACCGATCCCGAGACGCCCGCGAGGGACGATCTCGGCCTCGACGACGTGGCGTGGATGCTGTACACGTCCGGTACGACGGGCCGGCCCAAGGGCGTGCTGTCCACCCAGCGCAACTGCCTGTGGTCGGTGGCGGCGTGCTACGCGGCCATTCTCGGGCTGTCGGCGGACGACGAGGTGCTGTGGCCGACGCCGCTGTTCCACAGCCTCGCCCATGTGTTCTGCGTGATCGGGGTGACCGCGGTCGGCGCGAGCGCGCATGTCCTGGACGGACTGACGGCGGCCGACGTGCTCGACGAGCTGACGGCCCGGCCGTACACCTTTCTCGCCGGGGTGCCGGCCACCTATCACCAACTGGTGGCCGCCGCACGGGACATGCCGGCCCGGGACTGGGGGCTGCGGCGGTGTCTCGTCGCCGGGTCGGTGAGTTCGGCCGAGTTGCGGACGGCGTTCGAGGAGACCTTCGGGCAGCGCCTGCTCGACGGCTACGGCAGCACCGAGACCTGCGGTCTGATGGCCGTGAACTGGCCGGACGGCGACCCGGTGCCCGGCTCGTGCGGACTGCCGGTGCCGGGCCTCGACCTGCGCGTCGTGGATCCCAGGACCGGTGCGGACGTCGAGGTCGGGGCCGAGGGCGAGGTGTGGGTGCGCGGCCCCAGCCTGTTCGCCGGATACCACGGCCGGCCCGAGGAGACCGCCCAGGCGATGCGGAACGGCTGGTACCACACCGACGACCTGGCCCGCCGCGACGAGGCCGGCTATCTGCGCGTCACCGGCCGTATCTCGGAGCTGATCATCCGGGGCGGCGAGAACATTCACCCGTCGGAGACGGAGGCGGTGCTGCGCACGGTGCCGGGCGTCGCGGACGTCGCGGTGGTCGGCAGGCCCGACGACGCGCTCGGCGAGGTGCCGGTGGCGTTCGTCGTGCCGGCCGCCGACCGGCCGGACCCCGACGCCATGCTGGGGCGGTGCAGGGAGCGGCTGTCCGGGGCGAAGGTGCCGGAGGAACTGTACGAGGTGGCGGCGGTGCCCCGGACGCCGTCCGGCAAGATCATGCGCCACCGGCTGCTCACGGCACCGGCCCGGCTGTGGGCGGTGAACGCCGCGACCCACCGCGGACTGCGCGGAATCGGCCTGCGGGCACTGCCGGAGGTGCCCGCCGCCGTGCCGGGCGAGATCAGGACCGTCGGCGCCGGGGAACCGGACGGCACGCCGCACGACGCCGTGGTGCTGGTCGCCGAGGGCGGTGCCCGTACCGGCGAGAGCCGGGCCGCCGCTCTGCGACGGCTGGCCGGCTCCGTCGCCGCCGATGTGCGCGCGTGGCGGCAGGACGCGGCACGGCTCCTGGTGGTGGTACGGGGGTCCCGGGTCGACGCCGCCGCGGCGCGCGCGGCGCTCCGGTCGGCCGGCTCGCCCCAGGTGACGGTACTCGGGGTCGAGCCCGGCGACCCCGAGCCGCTGGCGGAAGCCCTCGGCGCGGGCGAGCCGGAGCTGGTGGTGCACCAGGGCGCCCTGTCGGCGCCGCGGGCCATCACCGTGCTGGCGACGCCGGGAACCGCACTCGGGCCCGTGGTCCTGCTGTCCGCCGTGGACACCCCGCTGAGCCGGTTGTTGACCCGGCACCTGGTCGAGGCACACCGGGTCCGTCAGTTCGTGCTGGTGGCCGGGGACCACGGCCTGGCCACGGAGATACGGCGGCTCGGCGCGCGGGCGGTGGTCGTACCCGACCTGGACCAGGCGCCCGAGGTGTCCGCCGTCGTCCACCTCGGCGAAGGGGATGCAGGGGACGACATCGACACGGTGTTCGCCCTGGACGAGTTCGCGCGCACCGCCGCCGTACGGCACTTCGTGCTCATCGGGCAAGGCACCGACGGTGATGTGCCGGCCGCGCTGGCCCGGGAGCGGCGCGCGTCCGGGCTGCCGGCCCTCTTCCTGAACCTGCCGGCGGCCCGGCTGTCGGACCGCCGGACCACCGACGCCTTCGATCTCGCGCTGGGCCACGAGGAACCGGTCCTGGTCGCCGGGTCCGGCGACTGGGCCGTGGAACCGCCGCGGCGGGGCGACTTCGCGGCGCGGCTGCGTGACACGCCGCCCGGACAGCGCCCGAGCCTGGTGCTGGACATGGTGCTCGCCCAGTGCGCCGCGGTACTCGCCGACCCGTGCCGACCCGACCGGGCACTGCGCGAGGCCGGTCTGACCTCGGTGGGCGCCGTCGCACTGCGCGACCGGCTCGCCGCCGAGACCGGCCTGTCGCTGGCGTCGTCACTGGTCTTCGACCATCCGACACCCGGTGCGCTGGCGGCCTTCCTCGACCGGCGGCTGGCCGGCGACGGACCCGCCGTGCCGTCAGGCCCGACGGCATCGACACACGAGCCGGTGGCGATCGTGGGGGTGGGGTGTCGTTATCCGGGCGGGGTGGAGAGCGCGGAGGGGTTGTGGGGGGTGGTGTCGGAGGGCCGGGACGTGGTGTCGGGGTTCCCGGTGGACCGTGGCTGGGATCTGGCCGGTCTGTTCGACGAGGATCCGGATCGCCGTGGTCGGTCGTATGCGCGGGAAGGGGGGTTCCTGCATGAGGCGGGTTTCTTCGACGCGGGGTTCTTCGGGGTCGGTCCGCGTGAGGCGTTGGGGATGGATCCGCAGCAGCGGTTGTTGCTTGAGGTGTCGTGGGAGGCGGTCGAATCCGCGGGCATCGACCCGCTCTCGCTGCGCGGCAGCCGCACCGGCACCTACACGGGGCTGATGCGCAACGACTACGGACGCCTGCCGAGCCCGGCGACGAACGAGGTCGAAGGGATGCTGGAGACCGGTTCGGCCGGCAGCGTCGCCTCCGGCCGCGTGGCGTACACGCTCGGTCTCGAGGGCCCGGCGCTGACCGTGGACACGGCCTGCTCCTCCTCCCTGGTGGCGCTGCACCTGGCCGTGCGCTCCCTGCGGTCCGGCGAGTGCGACATGGCCCTGGTCGGCGGCGCGACGGTGATGTCGACACCGATGACGTTCGTCGAGTTCAGCCGCCAGCGCGGCCTGTCCCCCGACGGCCGGTGCAAACCGTTCGCGGCGGGCGCCGACGGCACCGCCTTCGGCGAGGGCGTCGGCGTACTGGTGCTGGAGCGGTTGTCGGACGCGGTCCAGGCCGGCCGCAGGATCCTCGGGGTGATCCGGGGAACAGCGATCAACCAGGACGGCGCCTCCAACGGACTGACCGCACCCAGCGGCCCCGCCCAACAACGGGTGATCTGGGAGGCACTGTCCGACGCCGGACTCAAGCCGGACGAGATCGACGCGGTGGAGGCCCACGGCACCGGCACCACCCTGGGCGACCCCATCGAGGCCCAGGCGTTGCTGGCCACCTACGGACAAGGCCGCTCCCAACCACTCCGTCTGGGGTCCGTGAAGTCGAACATCGGCCACACCCAGGCGGCGGCCGGCGTCGCCGGAGTGGTCAAGATGCTGATGGCATTCACCCACAACATCCTCCCCCGAACACTGCACATCGACGAACCATCCCCCCACGTGGACTGGTCACAGGGCTCGGTGGAACTGCTCACCGAGAACACCCCCTGGCCGACGACCGGACGACCACGCCGGGCCGGAGTGTCCTCGTTCGGAGTCAGCGGCACCAACGCCCACGTCATCATCGAAGAACCACCACCCTCACCGCAGCACGACAGGGAGGGCGCCGAACCGGCCGTCGTGCCCTGGCTGCTGTCCGCGAAAACACCCGAAGCACTGCACGCACAGGCATCGAAACTCACCGCCTTCCTGACCGCACACGAGGAACTACGGCCCAGCGACATCGCCTACTCACTGATGTCCCGCACGGCGTTCGAGCACCGCGCGGTGGTGATCGGCGGCGCGAAACCACCGGCCGGACTCGACGGGCCCGACGTGGTGCGCGGTGTCGCCGCCCCGGTGGCTCCCCGGGTGGTGTTCGTCTATCCCGGCCAGGGAAGCCAGTGGATCGGCATGGGCGAGGAACTGCTGGCGACGTCCGAGGTGTTCGCCGAGTGGATGTCCCGCTGCGACGAGGCGCTGGCGCCCTGGTGCGGCTGGTCGTTGCTCGATGTGATCCGCCGCGCCGACGGCGCCCCGTCGCTGGACCGGGACGACGTGGTGCAGCCGGTGCTCTTCGCGGTCATGGCGTCGCTGACGCAGGTATGGCGCGGTCTCGGCGTCACACCGGCCGCGGTGGTGGGGCACTCCCAGGGGGAGATCACGGCCGCCTACGCGTCGGGGGCGCTGACGCTGTCCGAGGCCGCGCGGATCGTCGCGGTCCGCAGCCGGGTCCTGCGTACCCTCGCGGGCCGGTCCTCCCTGGCCTCGGTCGGGCTGTCCGTCGAGGAGGCCGCCGAGGTGCTGCCGTCCACGGTGACGGTCGCGGCGGTCAACGGCCCCTCGATGGTGACCGTGGCCGGTACCCTCTCCGACCTCGACACGGTGCTCGCGCGGTGCGAGGAGCGCGGCGTGCCGGCGAAGACCGTGCCCATCGACTACGCCTCGCACTCCCCGCAGATCGAGGAGATCCGCGACCGGCTGCTGGCGGAACTGGGCCCGGTGCGAGCACGCGACACCGACGTGCCGATGCTGTCCACGGTAACGGGCGACTGGGTGTCCGGCGGCGAGCTGACCGAACAGTACTGGTACCGCAACCTGCGCGAGCCCGTCCTGTTCGCCCCGGCCGTGACCGCCCTGGCCGAGTCCGGGCACCGGTTCTTTCTCGAGGTGTCCGCCCGTCCCGTGCTGTCGGGAGCCATCGTCGCCGCGCACGACGTGACGGCGGTCGCCACCCTGCGCCGGGGGGACGCGGGGCTCGCGCGTCTGCTCACCGCGGCGGCGGAACTGCACGTGGGCGGCGTGGACATCGACTGGGCCGCTGCCTTGCCCGGCGCGGTGAAGGTGCCCGTTCCGACCTACGCGTTCCAGCGCGAGCACTACTGGCTCGACCCCGCCCCGGCCGCCGACGACGGCCGGTTCTGGGAACTGGTGCGGGAGCGGGGCGGCCGGCTGTCCGGGCCCGAGCGGGACGCCTTCGAACTGCTCGCGCCGAGGCTGCGGGCGTGGCGCGACGAGTGGGCGGCCGAGTCCACCGTCGACGCGTGGCGGCACCGGATCGCATGGGTCCCGGCGACCGGCACGCCGGGCCGGACCGGGCACTGGACGGTGCTGGTGCCGCCCGGTCACGGCCCGCTCACCGGCCTCACCGACGCCGTCTCCCGTCGTGGCGGCACCGCGACCGTGCTGGAGGTGGATCCACGCCGGCCGGATTTCCGCGCCCTGCCCGCCGACGGCGCGGGGAAGGTGCTGTCCCTGCTGGCCCTCGGCGACGGACTCGACTCCGAGCAGCCGCCGCCCGGCTTCGCCGCGACCGTCGAACTGGTACAGGCCCTCGGCGGCACCGAACTGTGGTGTGTCACGGCCGGTGCCGTGGACGACACGGTCTCCCCCGCACAGGCGTTGCTCTGGGGACTTGGACGGGTGGCGGCGGCCGAGCACCCGGAGGTGTGGGGCGGCGTCGTCGACATGCCGACGGCTCCGACCGCCGCCGACCACCTCGCCCTGGTCGACGCGATCAGCGACCCGGCCGGGGAGAACGAGTTCGCCGTGCGCGGCGGTGCCGTGACCACCAGAAGGCTGCGGCGCGCCCCGCTGTCCGCGACGCCGGTGGTGCGGTCCTGGCGTCCCCGGGGCACCGTCGCGATCACCGGTGGTACCGGTGCGCTGGGCGGCCATGTGGCCCGGTGGCTCGCCGCGACGGGCGCGGAGCACCTGCTGCTGCTGAGCCGTCGCGGTGAGGCGGCGCCAGGAGCGGCCGGCCTGGTCGCGGAGCTGACCGCCACCGGCACCAGGGTCTCCGTGGCCGCCTGCGACATCGGCGACCGCGACGACCTGGCGGCGGCGCTGCGCGGGCACCGGCTCGACGCCGTCGTCCACACGGCGGCGGAGCTGGACGACACCACGCTCGGCCGGCTGACCCGCGACCGTATCGCCCGCGCGCTCAGGGCGAAGGCGCTGGGCGCGGTCCATCTGCACGAACTCACCCGGGACCACGACCTGTCGGCCTTCGTGATGTTCTCCTCGATCGCGGCGGTCTGCGGACTGCCGGGGCAGGCCAACTACGCGCCCGGCAACGCCTTCCTCAGCGCGTTCGCCGAGTACCGCCGCTCCCTCGGTCTGCCGGCGACCGCGATCGAGTGGGGACAGTGGACCGGCGACGGCATCGTCGCACCGCGTGCCGAGCGGGAGCTGCGCCGGGCCGGTCTGGTCCCGCTGCCCGTCGGACCCGCGATCCGGGCCCTCGCCGCCTCCCTCGACCGTGCGGAGACCCGGATCGCGGTGGTCGACGCGGACTGGTCCGCGCTCGGGCCCACGCCGCTGCTCGCCGGCCTCTCGCCGACGGCCGAAGCCGCCGGACCACCGGAGAATCCGCTGGCGCGGTGGGCGGACGCGCCGGAGAAGGCCCAGCGCCGGGCGGTGGGGACCCTGGTCCGGGACTGTGTCGCCGCGTCGCTCGGCCATCGGTCCGCCGACGCCGTGGACGACGCGCGCAGCTTCCGTGACCAGGGCTTCGACTCACTGGGCGCGGTGGACCTGCGCAACCGTCTGAACCGGGCGACAGGACTGAACCTCCCGACCACCATCGTGTTCGAGCACCGCGATCCCGCGCGGCTCGCCGACCACCTGTGGTCCGCCCTGTTCGCCCCTCAGCCGTCCGCGTCGGACGGTCTCGACGCGCTCGACGACAGGGAAGTCGCCGAACTGCTCAGCCGAGAGTTCGGCATCTCGTGA
- a CDS encoding FkbO/Hyg5 family chorismatase — protein MHDSLEIAFRKSGDTPTERPGRHVLAAIGYGETPVAPFVADHGGIELELPMVAAGDGFTEFWTTNKQVKAGRMGEVWYAHDGEHLLCAGRIPPAPRYADQTEHAYLGVLRTIRELGYPHLNRIWNFIGRINEENAEGMETYRDFCLGRARAFERSGIPDEKLCAATGVGATKDGVSFYSLSRRENVHTHLENPRQVAAYRYPARYGPKSPSFSRATHVRDAGHLYVSGTASIIGHETVHHGLIERQCETALGNIAQVIGDANTARHGLSRGYRLTDLDLIKVYVRHEEHVELVRELCGAAFSPDAEIAFFTVDICRSDLLVEIEGIVR, from the coding sequence ATGCACGATTCCTTGGAGATCGCTTTCCGAAAGTCCGGGGACACACCGACAGAACGTCCGGGCAGACATGTACTCGCGGCGATCGGATACGGCGAAACGCCGGTCGCGCCCTTCGTCGCCGATCACGGCGGCATCGAGCTGGAGCTGCCCATGGTCGCCGCCGGCGACGGCTTCACCGAGTTCTGGACCACGAACAAGCAGGTCAAGGCCGGTCGGATGGGCGAGGTGTGGTACGCCCACGACGGCGAGCACCTGCTGTGCGCCGGTCGCATACCGCCCGCGCCGCGCTACGCCGACCAGACGGAACACGCCTATCTCGGCGTCCTGCGCACGATTCGCGAACTCGGCTATCCGCACCTGAACCGAATATGGAACTTCATCGGCCGGATCAACGAGGAAAACGCCGAGGGAATGGAGACGTACCGAGATTTCTGCCTGGGTAGAGCGCGGGCCTTCGAGCGTTCGGGAATACCGGACGAGAAACTGTGCGCGGCAACAGGAGTGGGGGCCACGAAGGACGGCGTGTCATTCTATTCGCTGAGCCGCAGGGAAAACGTCCACACCCATCTCGAAAATCCGCGGCAAGTAGCCGCCTACCGTTACCCGGCGCGCTACGGTCCGAAATCCCCCAGCTTCTCGCGGGCCACCCATGTGCGCGACGCCGGCCACCTGTACGTGTCGGGCACGGCGAGCATCATCGGGCACGAGACCGTGCACCACGGCCTGATCGAGCGGCAGTGCGAAACCGCGCTGGGCAATATCGCCCAGGTCATCGGCGACGCGAACACCGCACGGCACGGCCTGTCCCGCGGTTACCGGCTGACCGACCTGGACCTGATCAAGGTGTACGTACGGCACGAGGAACACGTGGAGCTCGTGCGCGAGCTGTGCGGCGCCGCGTTCTCTCCCGACGCCGAGATCGCGTTCTTCACCGTGGACATCTGCCGGTCCGACCTGCTGGTGGAGATCGAGGGTATTGTCCGATGA
- a CDS encoding 3-deoxy-7-phosphoheptulonate synthase, which translates to MTDVALSPPWTRLPAAQQPGWADHPSLPGVRDRLAEARPLVGLDTALRLADELAAVAAGEALVLQAGDCAESFDELSPAHTEAKLDVLDAVADRMAELAGRPVVRIGRLGGQFAKPRSAPTEVVDGRVLPAFRGHAVNSAGPDPAERRPDPRRLLCAYTASDLVLSRLTRRPHPLWASHEALLLDYEAPLVRFENGRRYLSSAHLPWLGYRTSQPDHAHVALLAGMANPVAVKIGPSTTPEQAVRLCAVLDPDRRPGRLTLIARLGRAQVRTRLAPVVTAVLAAGHPAVWLCDPSHGNTFSLDNGVKTRRLADMVAEARTFHDLLTECGARPGGLHLELAADDVTECVGGGIEEADLRLRYRSLCDPRLNPGQALLLLDRLFHER; encoded by the coding sequence ATGACCGATGTCGCCCTCTCCCCGCCCTGGACGCGGCTGCCCGCCGCGCAGCAGCCCGGCTGGGCCGATCACCCGTCGCTGCCCGGCGTCCGGGACCGGCTGGCCGAGGCCCGGCCGCTCGTCGGCCTGGACACGGCCCTGCGACTCGCCGACGAACTGGCCGCGGTGGCGGCGGGCGAGGCGCTGGTGCTCCAGGCCGGCGACTGCGCGGAGAGCTTCGACGAGCTGTCGCCGGCCCATACCGAGGCCAAACTGGACGTGCTCGACGCCGTCGCGGACCGGATGGCCGAGCTGGCCGGGAGACCGGTCGTGCGGATCGGGCGCCTCGGCGGCCAGTTCGCCAAGCCCCGGTCCGCCCCCACCGAGGTCGTGGACGGCCGGGTGCTGCCGGCGTTCCGGGGCCACGCGGTCAACTCCGCCGGCCCCGACCCCGCCGAACGGCGGCCGGACCCGAGGCGGCTGCTGTGCGCGTACACCGCGAGCGATCTCGTGCTCTCCCGGCTGACGCGGCGCCCGCATCCCCTGTGGGCGAGCCACGAGGCGCTTCTGCTGGACTACGAGGCACCGCTGGTCCGGTTCGAGAACGGCCGCCGCTATCTGTCCTCGGCCCATCTGCCGTGGCTCGGCTACCGGACCAGCCAACCGGACCACGCCCACGTCGCGCTGCTGGCCGGGATGGCGAACCCCGTCGCGGTCAAGATCGGGCCGAGCACGACGCCCGAGCAGGCGGTGCGGCTGTGCGCCGTGCTCGACCCGGACCGGCGTCCTGGCCGGCTGACGCTGATCGCCCGACTGGGCCGCGCGCAGGTGCGGACCAGGCTGGCGCCGGTCGTCACGGCCGTCCTGGCCGCAGGCCATCCCGCCGTGTGGCTGTGCGATCCGTCGCACGGCAACACCTTCAGCCTCGACAACGGTGTCAAGACGCGGCGGCTGGCCGACATGGTGGCCGAGGCCCGGACCTTCCACGACCTGCTCACCGAGTGCGGCGCCCGTCCGGGCGGCCTGCATCTGGAGCTGGCCGCCGACGACGTGACCGAGTGCGTCGGCGGCGGGATCGAGGAGGCCGATCTCCGGCTGCGCTACCGCTCCCTGTGCGACCCCCGGCTCAATCCCGGCCAAGCCCTGCTGCTGCTCGACCGGCTCTTCCACGAGAGGTGA
- a CDS encoding bifunctional 3-(3-hydroxy-phenyl)propionate/3-hydroxycinnamic acid hydroxylase, translated as MTDIDVVVVGCGPTGLTTAILLAQRGRRVVALDRHREPYPFPRVVHIDGETARLFAAAGLGDALPKICDAAEEYEFHNAAGEVLLRYEAPNVPAESGWPRSLMIHQPTLEATLADRAARLETLRVSRGHAVTGIEDRGDHLLVSVEGREPLTTRWVIGADGANSFVREHIGATTTDLGPDGDWLLCDVVPRTPRTFVPNNLQICDPARPTTLVAGGQGHRRWEFMRMPGEDRELLGRAETAWRLMAPFGITPDNADLVRHMVYTFRARCADRWRGGRLLLVGDAAHLMPPFAGQGMCSGIRDAANLAWKLDLVLGGQAPDDLLDSYQGEREPHVRHMTGLSMAMGEAITLTDPEEAARRDAALLSGERTMPRMFFNPLDSGLIRRGPDGTAVAPAGELMPQGRVTAGRTGRFDDVVGRGFVLLCAADPHRFLSAAATRFLRRVGCHVVQLLPPSATPREDAVLDTDDVYLPYLARNGAAAVLVRPDFYVYGACAALPDLSALVTELRDRLGAMTAEE; from the coding sequence ATGACCGACATCGATGTGGTGGTGGTCGGCTGCGGGCCCACCGGTCTCACCACGGCCATCCTGCTCGCGCAGCGCGGCCGGCGGGTCGTGGCCCTCGACCGGCACCGTGAGCCGTATCCGTTCCCCCGCGTCGTGCACATCGACGGCGAGACCGCGCGGCTGTTCGCCGCCGCGGGGCTCGGGGACGCCCTGCCGAAGATCTGCGACGCCGCCGAGGAGTACGAGTTCCACAACGCCGCCGGTGAGGTACTGCTGCGGTACGAGGCGCCGAACGTGCCCGCCGAGTCCGGCTGGCCCCGGTCGCTGATGATCCATCAGCCCACCCTCGAAGCCACCCTGGCCGACCGGGCCGCGCGACTGGAGACCCTGCGGGTGAGCCGCGGCCACGCGGTGACGGGAATCGAGGACCGCGGGGATCACCTGCTGGTGTCGGTGGAGGGCCGGGAACCGCTCACCACGCGCTGGGTGATCGGCGCCGACGGGGCGAACAGCTTCGTCCGCGAGCACATCGGCGCCACGACGACCGACCTCGGCCCCGACGGCGACTGGCTCCTGTGCGACGTCGTCCCGCGCACGCCGCGCACGTTCGTGCCGAACAACCTCCAGATCTGCGACCCGGCCCGGCCGACGACTCTCGTCGCGGGCGGGCAGGGGCACCGCCGGTGGGAGTTCATGCGGATGCCGGGCGAGGACCGGGAACTGCTGGGCCGTGCCGAGACCGCGTGGCGGCTGATGGCCCCGTTCGGCATCACGCCGGACAACGCGGACCTGGTGCGGCACATGGTGTACACGTTCCGGGCACGCTGCGCCGACCGGTGGCGCGGGGGGCGTCTGCTGCTCGTCGGGGACGCCGCGCACCTCATGCCGCCGTTCGCCGGACAGGGCATGTGCTCCGGCATCCGGGACGCCGCGAACCTGGCCTGGAAACTCGACCTCGTGCTCGGCGGACAGGCCCCCGACGACCTGCTCGACAGCTATCAGGGCGAACGCGAGCCCCACGTCCGGCACATGACCGGCCTGTCGATGGCGATGGGCGAGGCCATCACCCTCACCGACCCCGAAGAGGCCGCCCGCCGCGACGCCGCCCTGCTCTCCGGCGAGCGGACGATGCCCCGGATGTTCTTCAACCCCCTCGACTCCGGCCTGATCCGCCGCGGCCCCGACGGCACCGCCGTCGCCCCGGCCGGCGAACTCATGCCCCAGGGCCGGGTCACCGCCGGCCGCACCGGTCGCTTCGACGACGTCGTCGGCCGCGGCTTCGTCCTGCTCTGCGCCGCCGACCCCCACCGTTTCCTCTCCGCCGCCGCCACACGGTTCCTGCGCCGCGTCGGCTGTCATGTCGTCCAGCTCCTCCCGCCCTCCGCCACCCCACGCGAGGACGCGGTCCTGGACACCGACGACGTCTACCTCCCCTACCTGGCACGCAACGGCGCCGCCGCCGTCCTCGTCCGCCCCGACTTCTACGTCTACGGCGCCTGCGCCGCTCTCCCGGACCTGTCCGCCCTGGTGACGGAGTTGCGAGACCGACTGGGAGCGATGACGGCCGAGGAGTGA